tcattttttgtgtcctttatatatcataaattatattttccaattcgTTGTTCgctctatttttattgtcacCTTAAATCCTGAAACGCGCCACCAAAATTTGACTGCGCCTCCTAAAATATGAAACATGTTTCAAACTTAATTGCTTAATTTAATTCCCTATTGGAATTTGGTTCCAACATGCCCCATTTGATCAACGATCAAACAATTCCATAAACTTTtcaatattctttttatcgGGGTTGAACTTGGTCAAAACATCAGACTCGTTGTTTTTTGATTCAACAAACACAAATCggaattttaatttttctttttcttgtctCATTCTATACGCTCTTATTCCATGGAACTTGTCTCGAAACTTTGAGACATTATACCTAGAACAAAGTAGTATAGCACTTTTGTTATCACATTttacaataattttttctttcttgtttaTCCTTCTGGTACCTGTCAACCAATTCTTTATTGTCACAATACCTTTGACCATACTAAATATTTCAGCTTCGGTTGAACTGATGCAACTTATAGTTGTCACTCCAGTCTTGGCTCCAACGATCAAGTTGTTCCAGTAAATTAAGTAACCATACTGACTTTTATAGTCTTCAGCATTGCTATGACTAGCATCTGATACTAATTTCAATTCACcattgataatattttcgtATTTCCACATTAATTTGTAATTGCTTGTATTATACACATAACTTAATAACTTCTTAgttgttttcaaaatctCGTCTGATGGATATAGCTGGTATCGTGATAGGAAGTTTACCGTGAACATAATATCGTATCTGTACTTCATAGCAACATAGTTTAATAAGCCTATTGCTCTTTGcataaatttgtttttggttGCATAGTCTGTGATATTATCGATAATTTTGTCAGGAATCTTCAAATCTTTTACTATTGGTAATTCATTAACACTGCTGTCAATATCAGCTACTAAGTTGCTGATCTTGCCCTGCAAATGCCCCATACACATTGACAAATGTGTACCAATCTTGTAATCTACTTGAATACCCAGAATATCATATTCTTCGCTACTACCATCGTTTAtaacttttatttcataaaatttgtttaagAATACTAAAACTTCCTTAAACATCGTATCATCGTTGGTTGTTATGATCATGTCATCAACAAACAAACCGATGATTATCATCTTGCTGTTCTCctttttgataaatataGAAGACCAGTACTTTAGTAATTTAAAACCGTtgtcatttaattttttacatATCTCAACGTTCCATAAGTGACCGCTTTGTTTCAAGCCAtataaacttttctttaacTTCAAAACagtatttttctttctgtAAATACTTGGTGTGACAACATAGATATCTTCATCCAGTTTAGCATTCAAGTATGCTGCTTTGATATCTAGTTGGTATATCTTCAACTTATTGACAAACGCtatattcaaaattaacATTAATCCATCATGTGATAGATTGGACGAACTCAAATCCCTATTAAATGTGGATTCGTCTTGCTCATCACCTCTTGCCACAATCCGGCATTTATATTCACCGCTACGTTTCACATTGAACAAAATTAGTAATGGTACAATCTGTTTTTTATCAACAGTATCTACAGTTATCGTAGCATTCTTATCATAGGTGCCACTGTCTTCTAggtttttcaattcttttcGATACGCACtaatgtatttattttttatttctttattggTGAGACCATATATCTCGTGCAAGTACAATGTGTCTCCAGTTGAATGTTTAACATCTGGAGTCACTTTAACACTTTTAACAGCACGGATAGCAACAACTTGTCTCAACATAACACGCTTTCtcttattaaatttatttgggTGATCACTAATGTACTTAATGACCTCTTCCTCAGTCATTTTTCTTATCTTACCATCATCATTTATCTCCCAAGTATTGATATTCACTTTGGCTGATTCTTCATCGGTATCATGCCCCATTTGATCATCACTTATGTCACTATCATCTTCTCGATCTCTTTTAGTGGCAGACCATTTGTCAGATAGGACTATACCTTCTGAGTTAGAATCAGAATTCTCATATTCTGGATCTTTTGCGTCATCAACGCTAGTTTCATTATCAGGATTTGTATCTTCTTGATACTCTGAATCATTCACATCTTCAACACTAAATTCACTTTCAGAATCTGTACTAGATTCTTCTTCTGTACCACTTACAACATCAGTGCCAAACTTATTATCAGAATTCACATTTTCCTCATTCTCTGTATTATTTCCAACATCAATGATAATTTCTGGTTCAGAATTTTCGTCACATTGACTatcatcaattttttctacACTATCATTGACAGTGGGAATTGGATTTATTGTTTCATTTGCAGTTAcctcatcattattatcccTTTCATTAATGATAGGTacatattcttttttacttAACTCTTCCTCAATTTGGTCATCATTTTCACTTTCCAACTCTGGAATAACTTCATTATTCTCTAATGATTCATCATTGTTTGCTAAATCTTCGATGAACCCGTCTATTGCAGTTTCTCTGCTTTGGTAATCGGTAAATGAATCGTATGCAATTTTAAAGCTTGAACTATCAATGACTCTTCTTAAGCTCTTAGCCCAGACCTTGTATCCATACGAAGAGGTAGATGGTGATAAAATATAACCATCAATACCACGAGCACTTAGCTTATCATCTTCCTTTGAATGTAAAATGACATGTGTACCAAATGGTAACAACTTAGCAATATCTAACTTGTCTACACCCAATAATTGTCGAGGTGACAATCCATGAGCATTGGACGCTGCGATAATACCATTTCTAACATGACAACTATAACTAACCGCAAAAAACCACAATGACCTTGGTATGTTATCATTCAACATCAATGTCCTTGCATCATTCAACAGAGTGTAGTTCAATCTCTCAGCTACTCCATTAGCTTTAGAATCACCTTTGGTAGTAAATATTTGACGAATACCAAATTCTTGAAGATAATTTCTTACATCTTCATTTCTATATTCATTCCCTTGATCAGAATGAATTACCTTGACAGTCTTTCCTAAATTCTTCTCAACATAAGGAATAAATTCTTGTAACACGTTCATAATAGCTTCAGCTGATTTGGACCTAAGTGGATAAACAAATCTAAACTTCGACTTCTCGTCAATAAATGTAATAAAACTGTTAGGATATCTAGGATTAATGTCTGGTACTGGACCAAACAAATCAGAATGGAAATATTCTCCAGCATCATAGTGATCTTGATGACTGGCTCTGGATCCAATATAATGTTTCTTATACGTAGATTTGCCCTTCATACAGGAATCGCACTTGAAATCGTCAATACCAGTCCAATTAATATCATCATACTTGACACCAACTATAGAACCAATTTTTATACTTCTTTGTAAATCTTTCACATTAATATGACCACACAACACATGGATGTGATATAAGTCAATCAATTTCTTGTTGCTTACATTCAATACATTCAATTTCTCAGGATAAACAATATACAATCCTGGGATATAAATCGAATCATCTTTCTCTACAACTTGACCTACCACATCTTTGGTATTAATATCATAGATACAGTTGTCTAATTCATTAACAACCAATCCagcattttttaaacttgaCCTACCAATCACCATTTGCTTGGTATCAACGGTTCCCAATGCCTCCAACTTGAACTCTTTGCCTCTAGatttcaatattaatacACCAACATATGGcacattaattttattaccaTTGAAATCTTCACAGAAGTGTTCAAAATTCTGCTTTGGATCATGTAACCATTCATTGGGAACAATTGTGGTCTCTGCACCAGTATCATACATAAcatcttttatttcataCTGATCggtttttaaaactttcttAACCAATCTAAGCCTAAGCGTACTCGACGGCGCAGTGTTTTCTCTCTCATTAACTAACTTAACttctttaactttttcttcattttctttttctttttccttttctttcaaCTCAGGACAATCGGGTCTGATATGTCCTTCTTGTTGACAATTATAGCAAACGGCAGGTTTATTGctattaacatttttaacaGAACCTTCATTGGATCCCTTATTGTAGGTACCATTTTTGTTATCATAATTTTCCTTATTACGATAAACTTGTCTGGCAAACGGATCCTTATCAAATCTGCAGGCCATTgtaatttccttttcctcttcATCATAGAAGTTTGAGATAACTTCATAGATATCCTCAAAGTCAACATCTAACTTACCACGGTTTAGAAGCAAAATAATATCCTTAACCTTGTGATAACCCTTCTTCATGGAAGCAATAATTCTTCTCTTCATCTCGTATTCATTCATTTCACAATGGTGCTTCTTAGTTTTGGCTATCAGATTTCTTACATTGTTGATATACGTTGCCGCGCTAACACTACCATCATAATACAAGTTGGACCATTCACGAGTAATGTCCTTTATCTCTGATACATTTGTTTTGTCATGATTACCAGAGTCAATATCAATCAGAATTTGCAAACCATCGCTTGAATCAAATCCCTctggaaaaaattttttaaaatacaaaaaaaattcaccTGCCATTTTTAACGTCTCTGGACCAAGGACGGATTCAGCATCATTTTCAAGCAAACACCCTAAACCTTCACGTTTCAttctaaatataaacattttcATACCAGGAACGAAGTTACTCTTGTCCATACCCTTATTATCAAAAGAGAGTATCAAATTATTGAACTTGTCGAGTACATCGTCCTTAGAAAGCATAACTGAATTCCCCCCAGTGTGAGTGCCATGTTCAGATGAAACCTGAtctgaattattattattgttggaatTGTAGGGATGGGACATTCTTTGTAGATTAATTGTGAAACTGTTATGTTGTAGTAAATGTATATACTTGattatagtattattactgaGTGTTCTCTTCTATTACttataattatacaaaatatataagatgtattttatttgttctattttcaatcttcattttttgtgtcctttatatatcataaattatattttccaattcgTTGTTCgctctatttttattgtcacCTTAAATCCTGAATCGCGCCACCAAAATTTGACTGCGCCTCCTAAAATATGAAACATGTTTCAAACTTAATTGCTTAATTTAATTCCCTATTGGAATTTGGTTCCAACAATATCACTATATATTTTACCATCCTTTTCAATGGTGATACGAGTGCCTTTACCGGCTATAGCTTGGGCAGGTTTTTCGTTAATTTTGCATTGGAAAACGTAGGACTTTTTATCAGTAGGagtcattattataaaacatgctttaaattaattacaagaaaaaacatgTACTAGTGTTACTTACATCCCAATTGATGGTTTAGGCATTATTGGGAATAACTCTGTGTCTTATAGTGTTTAGTTGCTATTTTATacataataattaattaaaaaaaaataaaaaaaataaaaaaaataaaaaacaattatgtAAATGGTTTATTGCTAAAGATAAGATTTGTACTTAATTgtgatatatatttttttttattttatttttttgcgCGTATAGAATTtaggataaaaaaaaggaaaatagaaataaacgAGATGACGAATATATCAGAATGTAACGCGTCGAGTCGCACATGATAAGAAATCGAGGCGTGTTTTGTCTCGGGcgaagatttaaaaaaaaaaaaaaaggaaaaaaaaaaaatataaaccagAAATGAAAGCGAGTTGTCTTTTTTAACCACGTGATACATTTgatgtcaaaaaaaaaaaaaaaaaaaaaaaaagcgagCGCTTTATATCAGTGTgagtaatattttaattgtacAAGGAGGTTGGATTGTAaattggataaataaattgaacaaaaaaaaaaaaagataaataaaaataattataaaattatattacgACAGTTGTTACACATGTATGCACTAAATACAATCtatttggtaaaaaaataaaaataaattatttaattaaaatttatgtGAGTGAGTTATTGTTGGACACAGtgtatgattatttttattcaagaacgtaacttttttttttgggcgAGTaggatttattaaattattaatgggGGTTATTTGTGTGTTAGAGCTGTAGCAGTGTTCCTTCTTCTTAGTTAGTTGTGTTTACCGCGCTGATCggatttgttaaaaaaaaataatatttttgtttttatttctcgTTTAGTAATTTATAGATTGGGAAAATAGGATCACGTggattatacaaaaaaagaaattttgtttcattaaaaattaatatttactttttgaaattatttattaggAGATACGCGCGATGGGATTAGATTGCTACTGCTGCACAATGAACATATAACAAGCAAACAAATACAATCAAGAAAATATACGACACAGTAATAAAcgcgaaaaaaaatattaattgatCTCACAGAAAGCGACGCATTGAGAAGGCGTACAACtaccaaataaaaaaaaaaaattaaaaaaaaagcgagTTATTTATACGAGATTGGATTGGGcaccaaatattttcacGATGTAAAAGAAGCGGGTGgcaaataaagaaaaagttgtaTTTCAATTAGCACATTACACAACTTGGTTACATTGATTATATTCATTATACAAAGTGTATAAGTAATAAGAAACAAGTAAAATACACAAAATAACAAGTAAATTAACATGAACCAAGAAGATTATTAGAGTTTAcaacaatttaaaataaaaaagacagGGTTGATAGGTGGATTACATTATGGAGAGTGTttgaaagaagaaggaaagatcacatttttttttattttttttttttaaatttagtcAGGATTTATTCGAACAAGTGAGTAAGTAAGTGATTGTAGtagatattttgttttagattttattttatttgttgtaaTTATTAGGATATTTGAGTTTTGAGTTGGGTTGTATTTGGTTGATCATGTTTAATGGTTTTCTGTGTGGGTGTGAtttcttgaaaaaaattttttttctttttttcttttttcttttttttttttttttttttttttttttctgttcgTCGATaatttatgaaaataatcatGTGACTGTTGTAGCTTAGTTCGTGTGTGTTCTTGCTTGATCACGTTGTGCTTTTTGCGCGGATcagatttgttaaaaaaaaaatttttttttgtcggATAACAagttatgtttttttgCACGTGTaagatttgttaaaaaaataattttttttctttggttgATAAGTTATTAGAGTTGTTAAGAAATGATGAGTTGAGTTGTATGGATTATGCTtggaatataaatttacaGGTTTATATTAGAGCTAGTGATTATCATTGATATGGCTGattctttaattaaaaggCATATGATATGAGGAATGAATTGGATAATATACAAGATACAAGAACACATTgggtaaaaaaaacaaacaaagagACAAGgatatgataatattattagtgataGTTATATTGAGAGGATAAGTGGAGTGTTTGACAAACAGGTTGGAGTTATAGTGGTGGATAATTGAGTTGAGTTGTGGAGAAAGTaggatttattattattattctttttattttgttaggTGATGagatattttgaaagagttattttgatagatgatatatttaatagatgcaattattatgaatgCTGGGATTAGAAATAGTATCAAAAGTATGATGGGATTAGAGTTAGgattataattatgatgGGAGTATTAGTATATTTATAGATATGAAGACGAGATTAGTATAATAGGATCAGAATTGAGATGGAATTACTAGAGTATTgggattatttatttattgaattataGATAGGGTGAGATTATTAGTTATATTATGATTACTACTGTACTTAGATTACAAGTGAGTTGTGAAGATTTATACATTTGAATTAGAAATGTATTTAGATGATAAGTGAGTTGGGATTGTGTATTGGGAGATGTGGGTATGTTAGGATTAtgaatgaaataaaaattatatattggAGATATTTGGATTGAATATGGTGAGGGATTCTAGATGGAGTATGATTAGAAGTATGTTTGAgttattgatatattattagtataatTGGAATTGGATTATAGATAGTGTGGAGTTATTGGATATTGagattataaaaacatattgACCATGATACAAGgattattgatatatttggataattattatacgGATAGTATAAGTATATTAGAATAGTTATTCTAATGAGATAATTATTAGATTTggattatgaatatatttgaataattagTATATTAATTTGACAAGTAGATTGGTATAACCATTGACATATATGGAATAGAAGTAGAGTTAGacaataaagatatttggAGGATAAGTATTGGATATGATTATAAATGTAGAATGAGACGACTAGGATATAGAGTATAAGAGTGGTGAGGCATGAGTATAAATGTTATTgaaattatgaatatgaatatgaatatgaatgattattataaatacaaattgGGGATATGATTAGTAGAATGATTATTAGAGTGagacaataaatatatatggagGATAATTATAGTGAGACATTCAGAGTATTATAGTTATGaggatttattttgattataaagatGGATGGATGGTTATTAtgacattattataaatgttattaagaatatgaatattaatgaatcattattatacatatatatatggaggattatttgattgaggttatcaatatatatatatatatatggtaTGAGGAtatgaatataataaatatattatgattataagATTAGTGggataattattatgaatggATGGATGTTGATAAGTTATTAGTTGATTTGAATCACTGATATATAGGGACTATGAGTGAATTGGGATAGTTATTtgattgataataaaagtatgTGGCTAtaattgatatatttagattataaatatatatggaatataaatatagcGAGAGGAATTATTATATGATGAGTGGTATAAGTATATatgaattataaatatagtaggaataattattatattatgaGTATAAGTataatatgaatataaatatagtaggaataattattatattatgtgtataagtatattataattatgcgtttatattataaataaccaAGTAATGTAAGTATATatgaattataaatatatatagtatagaaatattataatcaaagtatagtaagataataaatatatgagttgtataagtatattataattataatatatgtattattagtatatgatagttataaatatataagtagtatattataattataaatatataagtaatataagtatattatagttataaatatataagtggtataa
This Saccharomycodes ludwigii strain NBRC 1722 chromosome II, whole genome shotgun sequence DNA region includes the following protein-coding sequences:
- a CDS encoding uncharacterized protein (similar to Saccharomyces cerevisiae YCL019W | retrotransposon genes), which gives rise to MAGEFFLYFKKFFPEGFDSSDGLQILIDIDSGNHDKTNVSEIKDITREWSNLYYDGSVSAATYINNVRNLIAKTKKHHCEMNEYEMKRRIIASMKKGYHKVKDIILLLNRGKLDVDFEDIYEVISNFYDEEEKEITMACRFDKDPFARQVYRNKENYDNKNGTYNKGSNEGSVKNVNSNKPAVCYNCQQEGHIRPDCPELKEKEKEKENEEKVKEVKLVNERENTAPSSTLRLRLVKKVLKTDQYEIKDVMYDTGAETTIVPNEWLHDPKQNFEHFCEDFNGNKINVPYVGVLILKSRGKEFKLEALGTVDTKQMVIGRSSLKNAGLVVNELDNCIYDINTKDVVGQVVEKDDSIYIPGLYIVYPEKLNVLNVSNKKLIDLYHIHVLCGHINVKDLQRSIKIGSIVGVKYDDINWTGIDDFKCDSCMKGKSTYKKHYIGSRASHQDHYDAGEYFHSDLFGPVPDINPRYPNSFITFIDEKSKFRFVYPLRSKSAEAIMNVLQEFIPYVEKNLGKTVKVIHSDQGNEYRNEDVRNYLQEFGIRQIFTTKGDSKANGVAERLNYTLLNDARTLMLNDNIPRSLWFFAVSYSCHVRNGIIAASNAHGLSPRQLLGVDKLDIAKLLPFGTHVILHSKEDDKLSARGIDGYILSPSTSSYGYKVWAKSLRRVIDSSSFKIAYDSFTDYQSRETAIDGFIEDLANNDESLENNEVIPELESENDDQIEEELSKKEYVPIINERDNNDEVTANETINPIPTVNDSVEKIDDSQCDENSEPEIIIDVGNNTENEENVNSDNKFGTDVVSGTEEESSTDSESEFSVEDVNDSEYQEDTNPDNETSVDDAKDPEYENSDSNSEGIVLSDKWSATKRDREDDSDISDDQMGHDTDEESAKVNINTWEINDDGKIRKMTEEEVIKYISDHPNKFNKRKRVMLRQVVAIRAVKSVKVTPDVKHSTGDTLYLHEIYGLTNKEIKNKYISAYRKELKNLEDSGTYDKNATITVDTVDKKQIVPLLILFNVKRSGEYKCRIVARGDEQDESTFNRDLSSSNLSHDGLMLILNIAFVNKLKIYQLDIKAAYLNAKLDEDIYVVTPSIYRKKNTVLKLKKSLYGLKQSGHLWNVEICKKLNDNGFKLLKYWSSIFIKKENSKMIIIGLFVDDMIITTNDDTMFKEVLVFLNKFYEIKVINDGSSEEYDILGIQVDYKIGTHLSMCMGHLQGKISNLVADIDSSVNELPIVKDLKIPDKIIDNITDYATKNKFMQRAIGLLNYVAMKYRYDIMFTVNFLSRYQLYPSDEILKTTKKLLSYVYNTSNYKLMWKYENIINGELKLVSDASHSNAEDYKSQYGYLIYWNNLIVGAKTGVTTISCISSTEAEIFSMVKGIVTIKNWLTGTRRINKKEKIIVKCDNKSAILLCSRYNVSKFRDKFHGIRAYRMRQEKEKLKFRFVFVESKNNESDVLTKFNPDKKNIEKFMELFDR